DNA from Paraburkholderia sp. PGU19:
GAAGCAGCCGTGGCTCAATAACCGCCTCGTGCGCTGAAGTTTTCGCGAAATCGCGCCTGATCCACGCCAGACAGAAACCAACAAGGAATACGCATGAAGATCGCAGTGTTGCCGGGCGACGGCATTGGCAAGGAAATCGTCAAGGAAGCCGTCAAGGTTCTGAACGTGCTCGGCGAGAAGTTCGAGCTGGAAGAGGCGCCCGTCGGCGGCGCGGGCTATGAGGCGGCGGGTCACCCGCTGCCGGAGGCCACGCTCAAGCTCGCGAAGGAAGCGGACGCGATCCTGTTCGGCGCGGTTGGCGACTGGAAGTACGATTCGCTCGAGCGCTCGCTGCGTCCGGAACAGGCAATCCTGGGTCTGCGCAAGCATCTGCAACTGTTCGCAAACTTCCGTCCTGCAATCTGCTATCCGCAACTGACGGGCGCGTCGTCGCTGAAGCCGGAAATCGTGTCGGGCCTCGATATCCTGATCGTGCGCGAACTGAACGGCGACATTTATTTCGGCTCGCCGCGCGGCGTGCGTGCAGCGCCGGACGGTCCGTTCGAAGGCGCGAAAGAAGGCTTCGACACGATGCGTTATTCGGAACCCGAAGTGCGCCGCATCGCGCACGTCGCGTTCCAGGCGGCGCAGAAGCGTGACAAGAAGCTGACGTCGGTCGACAAGGCGAACGTGCTCGAAACGTCGCAATTGTGGAAGG
Protein-coding regions in this window:
- the leuB gene encoding 3-isopropylmalate dehydrogenase, whose amino-acid sequence is MKIAVLPGDGIGKEIVKEAVKVLNVLGEKFELEEAPVGGAGYEAAGHPLPEATLKLAKEADAILFGAVGDWKYDSLERSLRPEQAILGLRKHLQLFANFRPAICYPQLTGASSLKPEIVSGLDILIVRELNGDIYFGSPRGVRAAPDGPFEGAKEGFDTMRYSEPEVRRIAHVAFQAAQKRDKKLTSVDKANVLETSQLWKDVMIDVAKEYADVELSHMYVDNAAMQLVKAPKSFDVIVTGNMFGDILSDEAAMLTGSIGMLPSASLDKNNKGLYEPSHGSAPDIAGKGIANPLATILSAAMMLRYSLNRAEQADRIESAVKKVLEQGYRTGDILTPGCKQVGTEAMGDAVVAAL